One genomic region from Arthrobacter pigmenti encodes:
- the lipB gene encoding lipoyl(octanoyl) transferase LipB, which translates to MTLEFSRIGFDPHFVDYLEGWDRQRALHEAVVAGTSPSTVLLLEHSPVYTAGKRTEEHEKPFDGTPVVPVDRGGKLTWHGPGQLVGYPILALPEPTRVADYVAILEEVIIAVLSDYGIQGVRIEGRSGVWLEADGRGPARKIGAIGIRINRRVTMHGFAINCSNDLAPYAQIVPCGITDAGVTSISTEVGRRVSPADIVSRIEEELRKNEESLVLGRTGEPRGTEAAQAAGNDRPEGALL; encoded by the coding sequence ATGACGCTGGAGTTCTCACGAATCGGATTCGACCCTCATTTCGTCGATTACCTCGAAGGTTGGGACCGGCAACGCGCACTGCACGAAGCGGTCGTGGCCGGGACGTCCCCCAGTACGGTCCTCCTGCTCGAACATTCGCCCGTATACACCGCGGGGAAACGTACAGAGGAGCACGAAAAGCCTTTCGACGGTACGCCGGTGGTGCCGGTGGACCGCGGTGGAAAGCTGACCTGGCACGGCCCAGGTCAACTGGTTGGCTACCCGATCCTCGCACTTCCAGAACCGACACGCGTTGCCGACTATGTTGCGATCCTTGAAGAAGTGATCATCGCGGTCCTGTCGGATTACGGCATTCAAGGTGTCCGGATCGAAGGCAGGTCCGGCGTTTGGCTTGAGGCAGACGGGCGCGGACCGGCCCGCAAGATCGGCGCGATCGGAATCCGGATCAACCGGCGTGTCACTATGCACGGCTTCGCCATCAACTGCAGCAATGACCTGGCGCCCTATGCGCAGATAGTTCCCTGCGGCATTACGGACGCCGGCGTCACAAGCATCTCGACCGAAGTAGGCCGCAGGGTTTCACCGGCAGACATCGTTTCGCGGATCGAGGAAGAACTGCGCAAGAATGAAGAGTCACTGGTCCTCGGCCGGACGGGCGAACCCCGCGGAACCGAAGCAGCACAAGCCGCCGGTAACGACCGGCCGGAAGGAGCTTTACTGTGA
- a CDS encoding serine/threonine protein kinase — MDNFLRQTAAGTVEESSAPLPPRVSGYRTERLLGMGGTAAAWLVMDERSAQSWALKVFSAGEASQSELGELRREAAILGRLSHPHLLSIREVIPTDQGPALLMSYAGGGSLLSLLAARGRLGVGEAVTVLAPIAQALTYLHAEAVLHGDVSPGNVLFSAEGKPLLADLGVGRLLGEGSGGMNGTPGFCDPAVRVDARLNTAADVYSLASLGWYCLTGQPAGPALQRPPLTLIVPDVPAELLEVLEAGLHEDPERRPTAREFSLAVLRSAAPQPLDLVGSVHPSVLPQLLTRRAARNEPKTPKRKFPVRVKAKDKVAPRKAGARRRQVPTDRPEPRTERGRRAIAVVIGVVAAALVICGALVAGPDLVEAAHRNGGSERTPVGAAQGSDTSESLLSPELRARLAADDPVEVLAALAAVRARALATADPELLAHVNVADSETMAADKEVVAGLQAADQVFQGLSVRLKEVRNAQLENVDKDSAAVAATAVTSAYTIVNADGTTVRTVPEATSQNLIFMLKREEGLWRIAAVHEPDAA; from the coding sequence ATGGATAATTTCCTCCGACAGACTGCCGCCGGGACGGTGGAAGAATCCTCCGCGCCTCTTCCCCCGCGGGTCAGTGGTTACCGTACCGAAAGACTGCTCGGTATGGGAGGCACCGCGGCCGCGTGGCTGGTGATGGACGAACGCTCAGCTCAATCGTGGGCGCTGAAGGTATTTTCCGCTGGCGAGGCGAGCCAGTCGGAGTTGGGGGAGCTTCGAAGGGAGGCGGCCATACTCGGCAGGCTGTCCCACCCGCACCTGCTTTCCATTCGGGAAGTGATTCCGACGGACCAGGGTCCGGCACTGCTGATGTCCTACGCAGGCGGCGGTTCGTTGCTCAGTCTTCTTGCCGCGCGTGGGCGGCTCGGCGTGGGCGAGGCAGTGACGGTCCTTGCCCCGATCGCCCAGGCGCTGACGTACCTTCACGCTGAAGCTGTCCTGCACGGTGATGTTTCGCCCGGCAATGTGCTCTTCAGCGCGGAAGGAAAACCACTGCTCGCCGATCTCGGTGTCGGGAGGCTGCTCGGCGAAGGAAGCGGTGGAATGAACGGCACGCCAGGGTTTTGCGATCCCGCGGTGCGGGTAGATGCACGGCTGAATACAGCGGCAGATGTGTATTCATTGGCATCGCTCGGGTGGTACTGCCTGACGGGACAACCGGCCGGTCCAGCGCTGCAGCGGCCGCCGCTGACGCTGATCGTGCCGGACGTTCCTGCCGAGCTGCTCGAAGTCCTGGAAGCCGGTCTCCATGAGGACCCGGAACGCAGACCCACTGCGAGGGAGTTCTCCCTCGCAGTGCTTCGTTCGGCTGCTCCACAGCCGCTGGACCTTGTCGGATCCGTTCACCCTTCAGTGCTGCCACAGTTGCTGACGCGCCGCGCAGCCCGGAACGAGCCGAAAACACCGAAACGAAAATTCCCGGTCCGCGTAAAGGCGAAGGACAAGGTTGCGCCGCGGAAAGCCGGCGCACGGAGGCGTCAGGTACCTACGGACCGTCCGGAACCGCGCACTGAACGCGGAAGGAGAGCGATCGCCGTCGTAATTGGCGTGGTCGCGGCGGCGCTTGTAATCTGCGGGGCTTTGGTGGCGGGCCCGGACCTCGTAGAAGCAGCGCATCGAAATGGTGGTTCCGAACGGACGCCTGTCGGAGCGGCACAAGGATCTGATACTTCCGAGAGCCTGCTTTCGCCGGAACTGCGTGCCAGGCTCGCCGCTGATGACCCCGTCGAGGTGCTGGCTGCCCTGGCAGCCGTACGCGCCCGGGCCCTCGCCACCGCGGATCCGGAACTGCTCGCGCATGTGAACGTAGCCGACTCCGAAACAATGGCAGCCGACAAGGAAGTCGTTGCTGGGCTGCAGGCTGCGGACCAGGTTTTCCAGGGACTGAGCGTGCGGCTCAAGGAGGTTCGCAATGCTCAGCTTGAGAACGTAGACAAGGACAGCGCGGCGGTTGCCGCGACGGCGGTGACTTCGGCCTACACGATTGTTAACGCAGACGGCACAACAGTGCGAACGGTCCCGGAAGCAACTTCCCAGAATCTGATATTCATGCTGAAGCGGGAGGAGGGCCTCTGGAGGATAGCGGCCGTCCACGAACCTGACGCTGCCTGA